In one Bufo gargarizans isolate SCDJY-AF-19 chromosome 11, ASM1485885v1, whole genome shotgun sequence genomic region, the following are encoded:
- the LOC122921832 gene encoding B2 bradykinin receptor-like, which yields MMGEDPNSTMTMVINTKASPKNECVDLEQFQWLFTYQPPYMWFIFVLGFIENFFVISVFILHKSRSTVAEIYLGNMAAADLIFVSGLPFWAIYITNHFYWPFGAFMCVAVNSLIQINLYSSIYFLMMVSVDRYLALVKTMSVGRLRRPWWAKVNCAIIWIFSFVLSMPTMVFRKVMFIEDFNTTACITKLPSPDWYIAINIIMNVLGFLVPLVVIAFCTLQIICVLRNNAMQQFKDVNKEKKATWLVLSVLLVFIVCWLPFHICTFIDTLERFGAFPTCVVRSVNHIFNQISTYIGFSNSCINPVLYIMVGNNFRQKAVDVYCGLLRKGGYNRRKSSFPTDETTVNSTQTSLPMGFNKK from the coding sequence ATGATGGGAGAAGATCCCAACTCAACGATGACCATGGTTATTAACACCAAAGCATCTCCAAAAAATGAATGCGTAGacttggaacagtttcaatggctCTTTACCTACCAACCCCCGTACATGTGGTTCATCTTCGTCTTGGGCTTCATAGAAAACTTTTTTGTCATCTCAGTCTTTATCCTTCACAAGAGTCGCTCCACAGTGGCCGAGATCTACCTGGGGAATATGGCAGCTGCCGATTTGATTTTTGTCAGCGGCCTACCATTCTGGGCTATATACATCACCAACCATTTCTACTGGCCATTTGGAGCCTTTATGTGTGTGGCCGTCAACTCACTGATCCAAATCAACCTTTACAGCAGCATTTATTTCCTCATGATGGTTAGTGTTGACAGATATctggctctggtgaagaccatgTCTGTTGGTCGCTTGAGAAGACCCTGGTGGGCAAAGGTGAACTGTGCAATCATCTGGATTTTCTCATTTGTGTTAAGCATGCCCACCATGGTGTTCCGAAAGGTGATGTTCATCGAAGACTTTAATACCACTGCCTGTATTACAAAACTACCGTCTCCAGACTGGTACATTGCCATAAATATCATTATGAATGTTCTTGGCTTCTTGGTGCCGTTGGTCGTCATCGCCTTCTGTACATTGCAAATTATTTGTGTTTTGAGGAACAACGCAATGCAGCAGTTCAAGGATGTCAACAAGGAGAAGAAGGCCACTTGGCTGGTCTTGTCCGTGCTCTTGGTCTTCATAGTGTGCTGGCTTCCCTTCCATATTTGCACCTTTATTGACACATTGGAACGGTTTGGCGCCTTCCCTACGTGTGTGGTGAGATCCGTTAATCATATTTTTAACCAGATCTCAACTTACATTGGATTCAGTAACAGCTGTATCAATCCGGTCCTGTACATCATGGTTGGGAATAACTTTAGGCAAAAAGCTGTTGATGTCTACTGTGGGCTTCTACGTAAAGGAGGATATAACAGAAGGAAGTCATCATTCCCGACAGATGAAACCACCGTCAACTCAACACAGACTTCACTCCCCATGGGATTTAACAAGAAATAA